The following coding sequences lie in one Cydia strobilella chromosome 16, ilCydStro3.1, whole genome shotgun sequence genomic window:
- the LOC134748222 gene encoding protein YIF1B: MNFNASRNVGQAGGLRKAKRVSDVAAMGAPAPQPPAYSPAPGFSPAPSYSPTFGAPPHQEGIQLDAGQDFGVPQQPPNYGYMGGYPQSPMAAMASPGQIGSMLQQPVVQDMALQYGNQLAAAGREAVQREIGRYVPVARLRYYFAVDTRYVLRKLMLILFPYTHKEWMVKYDQESPVQPRYDLNAPDLYLPTMGYVTYVLLAGFMLGLQHLFSPEQISMQASSALAYIVFEMLLYTVTLYITQTHTNLRTLDLLAYSGYKYTAMIASLLAALLAGRTGYYSMLGYCSVALSYFLVKTLRVQVLAGAAAPEPAAAPYGYPAPGAPYPAPGNPYADAYKPSGGTKRRVYFLLFVAVTQPLLCWWLTYHLVPAALSSPYPSSSASASAPPGPAPPAVPTR, from the exons ATGAATTTCAATGCTTCTAGAAATG TGGGTCAGGCCGGGGGTCTGCGGAAGGCGAAGCGAGTGAGCGACGTGGCGGCGATGGGCGCTCCGGCCCCGCAGCCGCCGGCGTACAGCCCTGCGCCCGGCTTCAGTCCTGCGCCGTCCTACAGCCCGACGTTTGGCGCGCCGCCGCATCAGGAGGGCATTCAGCTCGACGCCGGACAGGACTTTGGCGTACCACAGCAGCCCCCTA ATTATGGTTACATGGGAGGATACCCTCAGTCTCCGATGGCTGCCATGGCCTCACCAGGTCAGATCGGCTCTATGTTGCAGCAACCTGTTGTACAG GACATGGCGCTGCAGTACGGCAACCAGCTAGCGGCGGCGGGTCGCGAGGCCGTGCAGCGCGAGATAGGCCGCTACGTGCCCGTCGCGCGGCTGCGGTACTACTTCGCGGTGGACACGCGCTACGTGCTGCGGAAGCTCATGCTCATACTGTTCCCCTACACGCACAAG gAGTGGATGGTAAAATACGACCAAGAGAGCCCCGTCCAACCACGCTACGACCTGAACGCGCCAGACCTGTATCTGCCGACCATGGGCTACGTCACCTACGTACTGCTGGCCGGGTTCATGCTGG GCCTCCAGCACCTCTTCTCCCCCGAACAAATCAGCATGCAAGCGTCCAGCGCGCTCGCCTACATCGTGTTCGAGATGCTCCTCTACacagtcaccctgtatataacgCAAACACACACGAACTTGCGGACGTTAGACCTGCTGGCATACTCCGGATATAAATATACGGCCATGATAGCCAGTCTGCTGGCTGCGCTGCTCGCTGGCCGGACGGGGTACTACAGTATGCTGGGGTACTGTAGTGTTGCGCTCTCATACTTCTTG GTGAAGACGCTCCGCGTGCAGGTgctggcgggcgcggcggcgccggAGCCGGCGGCGGCGCCCTACGGCTACCCCGCCCCCGGCGCCCCCTACCCCGCCCCCGGCAACCCCTACGCCGACGCCTACAAGCCCTCCGGCGGCACCAAGCGCCGCGTCTACTTCCTGCTGTTCGTGGCCGTCACGCAGCCGCTGCTGTGCTGGTGGCTCACCTACCATCTAGTGCCCGCCGCGCTCTCCTCCCCCTACCCCTCGTcctccgcctccgcctccgcGCCCCCcggccccgcgccccccgctgTCCCCACGCGATAA
- the LOC134748389 gene encoding transmembrane protein 179, translating to MALTNVVLVSQIAGYFVGLILSLCIMVPMSMHVHEFRGHCLLFSGGEWQETDGQFNVQWASMAYCNYVIAIGVLLFAVCLVQIYRLSMLLYRDKDSSFFSAFLEATGCALLCALVVCAAIIVTLGFMTWCSNITDRFPSCDVAAGQDIDKKDNISTNNFYMEIGTAQFGAWGAFATCVGLAVFSTLKLCRYHQLENIRVSMYRERQRLVNESPPHPTSTPPLQARRAHAHAHHTTPQDIEEER from the exons ATGGCTCTAACAAACGTGGTGCTGGTGAGTCAGATCGCAGGATATTTCGTCGGATTGATCCTGTCCCTGTGCATCATGGTGCCGATGAGCATGCACGTTCACGAGTTCAG AGGTCATTGCCTGCTCTTCTCTGGAGGTGAATGGCAAGAGACGGACGGGCAGTTCAATGTCCAGTGGGCCTCCATGGCATACTGTAACTATGTCATCGCCATTGGAGTGCTTTTGTTTGCTGTGTGTCTGGTGCAGATATACAG ATTATCCATGCTGCTGTACCGTGATAAGGACAGCTCGTTCTTCTCGGCCTTCCTGGAGGCTACCGGCTGTGCGCTACTCTGTGCGTTGGTCGTGTGTGCCGCCATCATCGTCACGCTGGGATTCATGACCTGGTGCAGCAACATCACTGACCGTTTCCCTAG TTGTGACGTCGCGGCGGGGCAGGACATTGACAAAAAGGACAACATTTCCACAAACAATTTTTACATGGAGATTGGAACTGCACAG TTCGGCGCGTGGGGCGCGTTCGCCACGTGCGTGGGCCTGGCCGTGTTCTCCACGCTGAAGCTGTGCCGCTACCACCAGCTCGAGAACATCCGCGTGTCCATGTACCGCGAGCGACAACGCCTCGTCAACGAGTCCCCGCCCCACCCCACCAGCACGCCGCCGCTGCAGGCGAGGAGGGCGCATGCGCATGCGCATCACACCACTCCGCAAGATATTGAGGAGGAGCGCTAG